Below is a genomic region from Acinetobacter tibetensis.
CCTGTGACACAGGCAAATTTATATAAAGGCATTAGTGCTAAAACCATTCGTGATATTTATGAGCGCTTATATCAGCGTAGCATTGGAGATGCAGAGATACATGTCACGATTGCAGGACATCATCAGCTTGAAAATGCTGAAATAATCAACGGAAAAAGTGTTCAACTGAAATTTTTCCAAACCCAGAAACAGCAAGTTTTAAACCTTCAGGCCAGCATGGTGATTGCGGCAACGGGTTATCAATATCCTTCGTTAGACTTTTTAACTAAGTTGAGTCGTGATATTCCCCTAGATGGACAAAATCATTGGGAGATCAATGAACACCATCAACTGAACTATCAAGGTGAAGGCAAAATTTATATTCAGAATACTGATTTGCGACATCATGGCGTGGGTACACCTGACTTAGGATTAGGGGCTTTTCGTTCTGCAAAAATTGCCAATCAGATTTTGGGTGAGTCTTATTTCAATATCGAAGGGCGACAAAGTTTTCAGGATTTTCACTACCAAGAATCTGATCGTCCATTTGCGAAGAGTGCGATATCTAAAACCCATGCTCGTACGGATGTGATGTCATCGCAGATTTCAAGAAAAGCTGCGGATCACTACCCTGAATATTTGATGAAGTAGGGCTGGGAATAGGCATGGCTGAAATGTCAAAGTTAGATTCTCACGCGACTTCTGATACTTTGGTGTCGCAACGTTGCGTTATGCTCTCCGTGATGCTGGGTACAGGTACAGTAAGTATTAATAACAGTAGTTTTAATCCTGCTATTCCTCAACTGATGCAAGATTTCCAAATTGCTGAAGCAACGGTAAGTTGGGTCATGGTGATTTTCCTTTTAACCATGAGTCTAAGCTTGCTGCTGACTGGTTTTCTCAGTCAGCGTTGGGGCAAGCGTCGTGTGTATTTAGCTGCATTAAGTCTTTTTATGTTGAGCTCGGTTTGTGGGGCTTTCGCTTCGCAATTTGAGACCGTGTTAACGGTCCGAGCCTTACAAGGATTTGCCAGTGGGCTGATGATTCCTTTGTCATTGGGAATTATTTTTTCAGTTACGCCGAAAGAACAGAGGGGTGCAGCAACGGGGCTATGGGGAGCAATGATTATGCTGACCTTAGCCTGCGGTCCAATGTTAGGTGCATTGATGCTCGCTGTGTCCAGTTGGCATGCCTTATTTTTATTAAATGTACCATTGGCAATCATTGCTTTAATCATGGGGTGGTTTTATCTGCCTCGGCAACCCGCCATGCAAAATTTAAAATTTGACTGGCTTGGTTTTGGATTATTGTCAATTCTCATTATTTGCTTCGTGTTGGCTTTAAGTCTTATTCAACAATTGCAGGATATCTATCAGCCTGCGTTCTGGTGGTTATTGGGACTGAGTGGTTTTGCAGGGTTTGGATTTTTTTGGGCTAGCCGAAAAAAGTCAGATGCCATTATTACTTGGTCTTTATTTCAAAGTCGTGAGTTTAATTACAGTTTGATGTTATCGGTTGTGCATACCATCGGCTTATTTTTGAGCTTATTTTTGATTCCTCTACTCATTCAAAATAGTTTGCAGTTAAGTCCACTTTGGTCAGGGCTATTACTCATGAGTAGTGCCTTAACCACCAGCTTGTGTAGTAAACGTGCTGGTCGCTATTTAGATCAGCATGGGGCAAAACGGCTGTTAAGTGTGGGTATCGTGCTGACCGCAATATCCTTTGTTGGCTTAGGGTTGGCAGCTAATCACTCTATCGTCTTATTAATGCTGTGCATGGTGATGCATGGTTTGGGGTTTGGCTTGTCTTATATGCCTGCGACCACAGCAGGACTGAATCATTTACCCAATCCAGAACTTGTGACACATGGTGCGGCTGTAAATAACTTATTGCGTAGGCTTTGCGCTGCAATTGCAGTCGTGATAGCCGCACTTTATTTGCAAATACACACGCAAAATTTCTTAGAAAGTCCTGAATTAGCCATCGTACAAAGGCACGTCATTCAAGAGCTATTTTTCTTCTGCGCCTGCATAACGCTCTTGGCCCTGCCTTTTGCATGGAAGTTTCCGCATCAAAAACAGCAACATATACACATTTAAAATTTAATATGAAGGAATCGGTTATGGGTCATTTACATCCCACATTAACGAACAAAAACAATGCCTCTTATGTCGCAACTTTAGCTTGGCAACAACCCGATCAAACTGCAATGAAGAAAGTAGAACAACGTGTCATCAAACAATTGCTTCAGGCTTTAATTTTTGAAGAAGTGATTGATGCAAAATTTGAAAATGACGTATTTATCATCCAAGCATTCGATCAAAATCAAAAAGAAATTCAGTACCGTGCAGCAGGCAAGCACTATCTGAGCTTTGGTTTAGTCCGTTTGGATGAACAAGAGGTGATTCGTCAAGACTATGCAGGACAACAGTCAGCGGCACAACTAAATCAAGTGATTGAGGAAATTGTCCGTGCGATTCCAAACGCAGCTAAATTGGAAGATTTCATTTATGAATTAAAACGGACCTTTATTCATGATGTGCAATCACAACACTGCCAAAACCAATTTCAACTTCCTGCGACACAGTACAATTATGATGTTCTAGAAACGTATTTAATGGATGGGCATCCTTATCATCCTTGTTACAAGTCACGTGTTGGTTTTAGCTTACAGGATAACCTGAAATATGGGGTGGAATACGCGCAACCGATCCACTTGGTATGGTTAGCCATCCATCATTCCTTGCTTTCAGAAAATGCTTCGAAGTCTATTCATGCGGAACAGTTTTTACAGCAACAATTAACTGAGCAAGATCAAGCGCTGTTTTCTCAAACTTTGAGCGCTCAGGATTTAAATACCAGCGAATATACCTGGCTACCCGTACATCCTTGGCAATGGGAAAATACGCTGGTTCATACCTTCTTTGAAGAAATTGCGAAACAAAAAATTGTCTATTTAGGTCACGGAAGTGATGCGTACATAGCGCAACAGTCCTTAAGAACTTTGACTAATTTACAGCATCCAGAAAAGCCCTACATTAAACTTGCAATGAGTTTAACCAATACTTCCAGTTCACGAATTTTAGCGGCGCATGCTGCAATGAATGGTCCGTTAATTACGGATTGGTTACAGCGTCTAATCGAAAATAGTGAACTGGCAAAGTCTTTAGATTTTGCAATTTTAAGAGAAGTGCATGCCACTGCGGTTGATTTTACCAAATTACCTACGTCACACGCCAAACAAGCCTATGGCACGATTGGGAGTTTATGGCGTGAAAGTGTTCACGCTTACTTAAAGCCAGAAGAAGATGCTATTCCGCTCAATGGCGTCAGTCATGTTCAACGTGATGGGCAGTTGCTTATTCAACCGTGGCTAGAAAAATATGGTACGGAAGCGTGGCTTACACAATTCCTCTCTGTGGTGATTCAACCGATTTTATTTCTATTACATGCAGAAGGTATTGGTTCGGAATCGCATGGTCAAAATATTATTTTAGTGCATAAAAATGGCTGGCCTACGCGCATTATTTTGAAAGATTTTCACGATGGTGTTCGCTTTAGTCCAGCACATTTAACTCATCCTCATGAATATCCTCAACTACATGCCTTACCCGCAGAACATGCAAAAGCCAATCGCATGTCATTTATTTTGACTGATGATTTAAATGCCGTACGAGATTTTAGTTGTGCCTGCCTATTTTTCGTTGCTTTAAGCGATATTGCGATGACATTACAGCAGAAAATCAATTTTCCTGAACAACACTTTTGGCAAATTGCGGCCAATATTATTCATCATTTTCAACAACAAAATCCTGAACATCAAAATAGATATGAAAAATTTGATGTATTTGCTGCACAGTTCTGCATCGAATCTTTAACCAAAAGACGTTTGTTTGGCGATGGCGAGGTACAACTTCGTCTGGTGAACAATCCACTTTATCAGTTCCGTAAACCAACTGCTCAAGAGGGTTAAAGATGAATACGATGTTGTTTTCACCAACCGTAACGACCCAAATGATTTTGGTGGATTTGGTGAATAGTTTTTTGGTGGAAGGTTATATTCCAGAGCATGTTATTTTTACTAAGACACAAGTATTAGCACTGTTAAAAGATCGTTTTGAGCAGAATTTCAATGCTTTGTTCGAGACGTATCTAGATCAAACCTCTTTCGCACTTTTATTTCACTCCGATTTTTCGGAATTTATGGTTCTCCCGTTACAGCAGGCAATTCAACAGGATTGGGTCATTCAAGCGCATATGCCTGCTTACCAAGTATGGATTCAGGCAGAGCAAAATTATCAATTACGCGCATTAAGCGCATTAGATTTTTTTGATGTGATGCAGCGTTTTGGCTACTTTTCTCACTGTGAAACTGCCAAGTTAGAGACATTTAGAGATGATCTGCAACTGAGCATGATGCAAAGTCAGCTCACTGCACAGCATCAGATTCGTACCGAAACATGGGGTTTAGATTGTCCTGCCGAATTGTTTATTCAACTTGAACAATATGCAGGACTGAGGGATCGTCCATATCATCCGCTGGCCAAATTAAAAGATGGTTTTTCGGCAGAGGAGTATCTGCAATTTAGCCCAGAGTTTTCCCAGCCTATTCCTTTGCGTTGGGTCGCGGTTAAAAAAGCAAAACTGGTCTATGGTCAGGCGGTAACGCAGATTGAAACCCAGCAACCCGCTAAAATTTTTTTAGATCATGAGCAATATGCTGCCTTAGAGCAGGAATTAAATCAAAAAGAAATCGGTGATGAGTTTTTGGTTTTACCGATGCATATTTGGCAGTTTAAGCATATTTTGTCGGAGAAATTTGCTCAAGAAGTGGTAGATGGCGTGATGATTCCATTGGAATTTCAATCTACCGAAATGTATGCGAGTTCGTCCTTAAGAAGTTTATTATCAGCCTCAAAACCACAGGACAGTCTAAAGCTGCCTTTGGCCGTGAAGTCTTTGGGTTCACTGCGTTTTTTGCCGATTGTGAAAATGATCAATGGACAAAAAAACCAAAAGCTGTTGCAAGATGCGAAGAAACTGGATGAGGTTTTAAACACGCGTTTGTGGTTGTGTGATGAAAATCAGTGGTGGGCAT
It encodes:
- a CDS encoding DHA2 family efflux MFS transporter permease subunit; translated protein: MAEMSKLDSHATSDTLVSQRCVMLSVMLGTGTVSINNSSFNPAIPQLMQDFQIAEATVSWVMVIFLLTMSLSLLLTGFLSQRWGKRRVYLAALSLFMLSSVCGAFASQFETVLTVRALQGFASGLMIPLSLGIIFSVTPKEQRGAATGLWGAMIMLTLACGPMLGALMLAVSSWHALFLLNVPLAIIALIMGWFYLPRQPAMQNLKFDWLGFGLLSILIICFVLALSLIQQLQDIYQPAFWWLLGLSGFAGFGFFWASRKKSDAIITWSLFQSREFNYSLMLSVVHTIGLFLSLFLIPLLIQNSLQLSPLWSGLLLMSSALTTSLCSKRAGRYLDQHGAKRLLSVGIVLTAISFVGLGLAANHSIVLLMLCMVMHGLGFGLSYMPATTAGLNHLPNPELVTHGAAVNNLLRRLCAAIAVVIAALYLQIHTQNFLESPELAIVQRHVIQELFFFCACITLLALPFAWKFPHQKQQHIHI
- a CDS encoding IucA/IucC family protein yields the protein MGHLHPTLTNKNNASYVATLAWQQPDQTAMKKVEQRVIKQLLQALIFEEVIDAKFENDVFIIQAFDQNQKEIQYRAAGKHYLSFGLVRLDEQEVIRQDYAGQQSAAQLNQVIEEIVRAIPNAAKLEDFIYELKRTFIHDVQSQHCQNQFQLPATQYNYDVLETYLMDGHPYHPCYKSRVGFSLQDNLKYGVEYAQPIHLVWLAIHHSLLSENASKSIHAEQFLQQQLTEQDQALFSQTLSAQDLNTSEYTWLPVHPWQWENTLVHTFFEEIAKQKIVYLGHGSDAYIAQQSLRTLTNLQHPEKPYIKLAMSLTNTSSSRILAAHAAMNGPLITDWLQRLIENSELAKSLDFAILREVHATAVDFTKLPTSHAKQAYGTIGSLWRESVHAYLKPEEDAIPLNGVSHVQRDGQLLIQPWLEKYGTEAWLTQFLSVVIQPILFLLHAEGIGSESHGQNIILVHKNGWPTRIILKDFHDGVRFSPAHLTHPHEYPQLHALPAEHAKANRMSFILTDDLNAVRDFSCACLFFVALSDIAMTLQQKINFPEQHFWQIAANIIHHFQQQNPEHQNRYEKFDVFAAQFCIESLTKRRLFGDGEVQLRLVNNPLYQFRKPTAQEG
- a CDS encoding IucA/IucC family protein — protein: MNTMLFSPTVTTQMILVDLVNSFLVEGYIPEHVIFTKTQVLALLKDRFEQNFNALFETYLDQTSFALLFHSDFSEFMVLPLQQAIQQDWVIQAHMPAYQVWIQAEQNYQLRALSALDFFDVMQRFGYFSHCETAKLETFRDDLQLSMMQSQLTAQHQIRTETWGLDCPAELFIQLEQYAGLRDRPYHPLAKLKDGFSAEEYLQFSPEFSQPIPLRWVAVKKAKLVYGQAVTQIETQQPAKIFLDHEQYAALEQELNQKEIGDEFLVLPMHIWQFKHILSEKFAQEVVDGVMIPLEFQSTEMYASSSLRSLLSASKPQDSLKLPLAVKSLGSLRFLPIVKMINGQKNQKLLQDAKKLDEVLNTRLWLCDENQWWAYLPHQPENLTPDNLTLFDEQPMHLAVQRRRIPAELLQQPYQIIPMASLGQCLAGETYPFEFILKAQKLQSTKENIIATFKMLCRDFFDVNLRLFRLGLMGEIHGQNICIVLKQGQFAGLMLRDHDSLRIYLPWLQQQGLEDPQYLSPHDFRITLYHDSIKDLILYLQTLGIQVNLASILESVAEYYQLNTFELWQILAQTLQEALNAVPFSDEARSALQHILFEKEHWPYKQLIRPLLEQDNRTGSMPSRMGQTCNFVKKLQTAEKND